From Asterias rubens chromosome 6, eAstRub1.3, whole genome shotgun sequence, one genomic window encodes:
- the LOC117291654 gene encoding synaptotagmin-5-like, producing MVVGIVIGVVCGAGAALMVVVPIVLYKYTSCCSTCKKRRKDHEAQKNITLATPPQEFFIPSEKVSVQPGVVAMQSQTPLGSSKPDLRRLSQSRHSLGPTGEADRRSITSESSVGGSFESDIGAVQPELYARTNEVLVRNSGVEKPDTTAKKKGKRGRLHVKLKYDFNTSDFVVKLLEAENLPAMDFGGTSDPYVKLSLEPDPERKIKQSNVQRKTLNPTFNESFKFPMTFEETHDKTLRMNVYDFDKFSRHDAIGEVTIPLADVDVSREVNVWSDLEDPQARQGSLGDLLFSISYLPTAERLTVVIMKARNLKTMDISGSADPFVKVTLIQGGKRFKKKKTTVRKNTCNPVWNEAIIFNVPASSLKSSSLEMIVVDYDLLGQSGKMGSVVIGPECTGLGKTHWNDMSQSLRKPVAMWHTLQD from the exons ATGGTAGTCGGCATAGTCATCGGTGTAGTGTGTGGAGCGGGTGCAGCACTCATGGTCGTAGTACCTATAGTGTTATACAAGTACACGAGCTGCTGCTCAACATGCAAGAAAAGACGGAAGGACCACGAGGCTCAAAAGAATATAACTCTCGCCACACCACCTCAG gagTTTTTCATCCCATCGGAAAAAGTCTCCGTCCAACCTGGGGTTGTGGCCATGCAAAGCCAGACTCCCCTTGGGTCCTCCAAGCCCGATCTCAGGCGCCTCTCACAGTCCCGTCACTCCCTGGGACCTACCGGTGAGGCCGACCGGCGTAGCATCACCAGCGAGTCCAGTGTGGGAGGGTCTTTCGAGTCGGACATCGGTGCCGTCCAACCGGAGCTGTACGCCCGTACCAATGAGGTGTTGGTGAGGAACAGTGGAGTCGAGAAGCCGGACACTACTGCCAAGAAGAAAGGCAAGCGTGGACGGCTCCATGTCAAACTGAAATATGACTTCAACACGTCGGATTTTGTGGTCAAACTTCTTGAAG CTGAAAATCTTCCCGCAATGGATTTTGGAGGAACCAGTGATCCGTATGTGAAACTCTCACTCGAACCAGACCCGGAAAGGAAGATTAAACAATCAAATGTTCAG AGGAAAACGCTGAATCCAACTTTCAACGAAAGCTTCAAATTCCCCATGACGTTTGAGGAGACGCACGATAAAACGCTTCGAATGAACGTCTACGACTTCGATAAGTTTTCAAGACACGATGCGATTGGTGAAGTGACGATACCGCTGGCAGATGTAGACGTGTCTCGAGAAGTTAATGTTTGGAGTGATTTAGAAGATCCACAAGCG AGACAAGGAAGCTTGGGTGATCTGCTTTTCTCCATCAGTTACCTACCGACTGCAGAGAGACTAACTGTTGTTATAATGAAAGCGCGGAATCTGAAAACAATGGACATTAGCGGTAGCGCCG ATCCCTTTGTTAAAGTGACACTCATACAAGGAGGGAAAAGattcaagaagaagaagacaactGTAAGAAAGAATACTTGTAATCCAGTGTGGAATGAGGCCATCATCTTTAATGTCCCTGCTTCATCTCTGAAATCTAGCAGTTTGGAG ATGATTGTAGTCGACTACGACCTTTTGGGCCAGAGCGGGAAGATGGGCTCGGTGGTGATCGGGCCGGAGTGCACAGGACTCGGCAAGACCCACTGGAACGACATGTCACAATCACTGAGGAAACCCGTAGCTATGTGGCACACCCTGCAAGATTAA